The following nucleotide sequence is from Takifugu flavidus isolate HTHZ2018 chromosome 4, ASM371156v2, whole genome shotgun sequence.
TTTAACGAAATAAATACCAAATTTCTATTATTAACATTAAGGGGCGGTGTTTGACGTCATCACTGTGCGCCCACATGTGGGCAGGTCAGAGGCGTACGGAGCCGTCGGCTGCCGGTTGGTTATTCCAATGAAACTCTTGCAATTGTTGAGTAAATTCTGTCGCTCCAGTTATCTTTAACCACTGTGGACGCGTGACAACCAAGGCACTGGTCACCGAAGATGTCGTACTGTAAACAAGAAGGTATTTTGTCTTTTCCATTCATTTTATTCCCCTCCGTGGCAGGGCAATGTCATCGAGAGTCACGATGCTAGGCTAACGTGGGGTTAGCATTTCCCCATTCGCTAGGTTTAGAAAAGTGGTGTTAAAACTGGTTCTAACCTCGTACTCGATTGATTTCTTCCACCCATTATTGTGATAAATATGCTAAACAGTCGTTCATCGGAAAATGTTCCtttattaatgataataataatgaaatcagACGCTTTAATGACGGTGCTCCTCTCAGGTGTCACTGTAAACCCAAATGGAACTATTCATTATTTCTGTcttgaaattaaaattatgaatGACATTTAATTGGGAATGTGTAATGTTTATTATGGTGTCTTGTCTAAGGCAAGGACCGAATCATTTTTGTGACCAAGGAGGACCACGACACACCTAGCAATGCGGAGCTTGTTGCGGAGGACCCCGATGATCCCTATGAAGAACAAGGTCAGTCATTTAATTGGGAAATTAATCTGAGTTCAAAGTATTTCTTACCTTAGAAATATGCTTTGCTCACATGATTCTTTTCCTATTGTCTGCATGTTCAGGGCTGATCCTGCCAAATGGAGACATCAACTGGAACTGTCCATGCTTGGGTGGCATGGCCAGTGGTCCATGTGGCTCCCAATTCAAAGAGGCTTTTTCCTGCTTCCACTACagcaaggaggaggtgaagggcTCGGAGTGCATAGACCAGTTCCGGAACATGCAAGAGTGCATGCAGAGGTACCCTGAGCTCTATCCtcaagaggaagagaaagaggaccCAACCTCAGTAGTCTCTGACTCTGCCACAACCGCTGATGCCACAACTCCTGACtctgctgtagcttctgaaaGTGACTCTGCCTCTTCAGTTTCAAGACCTGAGACTGACAGCACGCTACCTAAAGACGGCTAGACTGCCTGCGATGATCAATTATCACCCAGACTCGATCTCTCAGCGAACAGCTTGGTGTTGTCCGTACTACGACTTAGGCTAGTATAGAAGGTTTACTGCTATAGATCGGACTCATGAACATGACTGTCAATGCAGGGAAATGTACAAACATACAGGCTGTTTGGTTTTCCTGAGCACTCAAACATTGATTATGTTTTAATAATGGTATCAAGCTATCTTCTGCAGGGATGTTAGGTTGAAGTCTCCCTTTATATgcaatgtttattttattagatTCTTGTTTTGTCATGTCGGTGAGCATTTggcatttatttgtgtttgtccTGACCATTTACTGGGATGAAATGCAGCCATTTTTTTGATTAGGTTTGAATACTTACCATAAATAAGCACCCGAGTCCATTTGCTTTCAATCACTTACGACCAAAATAAAGACAGTAAATACTGTGCATTTATGTTTAACTACTAACCCCTCATTTGACCTCCTGGACGTCACTTCCTGTATGTCTTTGTACCGTTAGTCAGGTAACGTCTGCTGTCACATTAACATCCCTCATAAATGCTTtgacagttgttttttttaaattctctgcTTGGTGTTGTTGCCATCTTTTATTATCTGTCAGGCGTTGGACTTGTTTTCAGAGATCTATGTCCAGCAACAATGCGCAGATTAAAGTGATTGCCTCAaaatttcatctttgttttgtgAGCTTTACTGAAAATGGTAAGCTTAAAATCACATCAAGGTATTTAGAACCTGCTTCAAGTATCCTCCATGTATGGTTTAAGTATTCAAAGTCGCCTATCTGGAATTAGTTCATTCGGTCTTTTCTTAAACTTAAGTCTACATTCTGAATGGATCTTGCTTGCAAACACTCTAGAAATGGTTACAATGTTAGGAGCTATTTATTAAAAGTCTTCACATAATCACACAAGTCTTGTTTTTGCCGCCCACCTACAAAATATTGGATTCCCGAGCTGATGAATCAATTCTCACAAAGGATCCATCCCATTGTCCAGTGATGTTGGTTCCTTTTCTGAATCTATTTCCCTGGAGTTCACAGACAAGCGTTCCGCAGGCCCTCGGACACCAGCAGGCCGATCCTGGGTGTCCACGGGACCACGACGCTTTGCATGGTGATCAGCAGATGTCCCGTCCCAGCCTCCTCAGAGCCTGCCAGCAGGTACTCCATACCTGGTGTCAGAGTTAAAGATACTGTAAcccttttttgtttcttttgaatATCAAACTAGCAGAACCTGATGCCATGGCTGGTGGCCGTCTTACCAGGGTTCAAGACAGGACAAGTGCAGCCATGTTTGGTCCAGGACAGAGGATAGATGCTGCTGGTGGCCAGGGAGAGCTCCGTTTGACCCGATTGAAAGACTTTCCGAACTTTGACTTGCACCTCTGCGTGGGTCCCTTTGTCATGAGCGGACAGCACACTGGCCTTGATAACTGCATCAATCACACGCGTGGAGTCAGAGGACTGAAATCTGTCTACAGTCCACAGGTTCATCTAAAGTTACGTTAAGATCAGCTTTCCTACCGTAATCGTGTTTGATCCTACAGAGTTCAGATGCACTCCTCAGCTTTTTCTCCTTGCAGCTACACTTCCCTGTGTACCGACAGTTGCATCAAACAGAACCTCGACGTTGCAGCGCTCTGGAAATTCAAGGTGAGGTGCGACGGCGCTCACCTGTGTGGTGCAGGGTGGAGACCGCGCGGCCCTTTGTCCACTGCACATCATCTTCGAATGTGTGATCCACATCAGGAACCTTCCCACCGATGGGGACGTTGACCACATGGTTGTCCCTGTAGCTGCAAAAGTGGTTGACTAGCATAAACCTCACAGTTTTGGTCCTATTATGGATATTTAGGGAATGCGATTGTGTTACACGTGTGGCTAACCTGGTCAAACACTGCCCAGTGGTGGGGTCACAACTGCGAGGGCAGGTACATGGTTTACAACCTTCCTCGCTAAACCCCCAAAAACCAGGCAAGCACTGGCTGCAGTCTGCACCGCCAACGCCCGGTTTGCAGCGGCACTGCCCACTCCTCGGGTGGCACCAGGGGCTCTCCTCCCCAGGATGGGGTGGCAAAGAGCCCCGCGGATCACACCAGCAGCCTGAAAAACGCACCGTAACTTCAAACTTCACAGCTAAAGTCCTCTCGTGGTCCCAGGTCGTTTCCTGTCTCTTACGTTTGCATGCGAGTGGGGAGCTGAGGGGAAGAGACGGGTGACGGTGGTAACCGTGGCGACAGCGCTGGCACCTGCGGCCGACCGTGTTGTGTTTGCAGTTATGGCAGACGCCCCCGCTGGTGCCGCCCGAGGAGAGCCACACCCGCTCAGAGAAGTGGCAGCTGTCGGCGTGGCCGTGGCACTGGCACTCTGCAGCCACAGCGGTGGAGAGAGAAGTGAGTTAAAATATTcttccagttcaaactgtttGGAAACAGAAGCGCTGCAGTCCTGATGATCACATTTACTCTGACAAGCGTTGGActccccgctgctgctgtttgcaggCCTCCAAGGACGGTCGTTGTAGAGCTGGGCGCACTTCTCACAGTGATGGCCTGTTGTGTGGTGAGCACACTGACACCTGCCGAACACCTGGAAGACACATCTGGGCATCCTCAGTTGCTTTACTTACAGGAGCAGACCCAGGCCACGCGCTGGCCTTTGTCTGTAAACCTAAAATAGATCCTGGCCGGTGTTGTAAAGCATAAGAAAGGGTTTTTAAAGGGTGATACGTTCCACCGGTGACTGTTTTCACATCTGGACAGGACAACCTGGAACATGCATTCGAGGTTCTGAAGCCTGGCCAAAGTGAAAACCAACACCCGCCCTTTGACTTGAATTCAAAGGAGAACCCGCTTACCATGTTCTGGTCCTGACTTGTGTCTCGACTGTTGTTGTGAGGTGCGCATGACCCAGCATGTCCGTGACACAGGCAGGTCCCCCTGGCCAGTAAAGTGGAAACGGCATAAGGTGCAGCGGCTGTGCTCTCTGTGAcgggggcagaggtcagagctgAGGCTGGTGAGCTGGTCTCTGCAGGATCCGGACAGGTCTGAGCTTTGAGCAACCTTATGCGGAGGTTAGTGAGGGCGAGGCGGGCGACGGCCTCGGGACTATAAGGGTCCAGTATTTTGGAAGTGCTTGGGTCCAGTAGACGTAATATCAcctgaggaggagagcaaaGCAAATAAAGCGCCACAACTCTGTAAAGCATTGAGAATCTGCACCCAAACGGGTGCTTTCTTACCTCCCCTTTTGTGCACGGGGTGGCCGCTGTGTAACGGGACGTGCACAGAGAACCTTCGTCGTCTGGCAAACCAAACTCTGCGCTGCAATTTTGCGCAAACAGCCGCAGAGTTTCCCAGGTCTTCCCAAAGTCCGCCGAGCGTTCGATCGCCATGGCAGCGGGCCGGGGTGACCTGAAGACCAAAATCACATGGGACAGAACGAAGCGTGTCTCCAAGTCCAGCCGGATCTCATCCGGAGCGCCCGTGGCTGCGCTCGACGCCCACCAGGTATCCGGGTGCAAGAAAGGGTCGTCGGCCATGTGAGAAGACGGGTGGGTGTCCTCGATGCAGAGGTGGGGGTGCGCAGGAGGATCCAGGCGGAGGCTGGGAGAGGAACGGTTTCCATAGCATCCTGAAAGAGTTCGGAGGGCTCTGCCGCTCGCCAGGTTCCCAATGGGTGGACTGCAAGCACGGTCAACACACCTGGAGACTGACACACAAGGTGACAGGGGATCAGCTATGATGTCATTTTGTGTAGGAATAATGAGGATCTGTGGGTGCTTTTGTATTCATTTGTTCTGGTAATAGAAAAggactggggggtgggggggcactgacATAATCGAATCAATAGACTTTTCATTGTCTCTGTGATGAATACTTTATTTGCCAGACTTTTGTGATTGTGGCATAGCTGCTGCCTTTGAAGGACACACGCGCGCGCCCACGCACGCACTAACACGGGCTCAGAGAGCATCCTCTCAGGTTGCATTTAATGGACACGCCTCAGAACTGCTATCAAATGCAGCAGAACTAAGCCCCATGGAGGTAAAATTAAGGATCTATAAATCTATGTTTCAATAGAAGAAGTCTAGTCCTCTTAGTCAGCAAAGCAACAATGAGAGAGCAAATGAGGCGCCTGAatcaaagcagaagcagaatgCACCtcacctgctctgctgtgcGTCACCATTAAAAACAGCCACCACTTCGTCGCCAGCAGCCGGAGTCGGTCGTTCCCAAACATGTTAACAACTTTCTTTGTTTACGCGCTGTTTACGCCAACGATGCTACAAACACCGCCCAGCAAACGGCTGTCCTCAGCATTCTGTGGAGTCTATCGGACGGGCAAGCGCATTCCTCTGCCAATTACGCAATGCGCAAAGTGCCAGGAGGACTCCCCGAACATTTTCACACCGACGTCCTCCGAGGAACAgcgttgattaaaaaaaactcctTGATGAATTTCCGGAGCAAAAGCGAAAACGGAACTGCTAATTCCAGGTTAGCCCCATAAATCTGTACATTTAACGGAACATTCGTACACACGCAAAC
It contains:
- the si:dkey-202e22.2 gene encoding netrin-4 yields the protein MFGNDRLRLLATKWWLFLMVTHSRAVSRCVDRACSPPIGNLASGRALRTLSGCYGNRSSPSLRLDPPAHPHLCIEDTHPSSHMADDPFLHPDTWWASSAATGAPDEIRLDLETRFVLSHVILVFRSPRPAAMAIERSADFGKTWETLRLFAQNCSAEFGLPDDEGSLCTSRYTAATPCTKGEVILRLLDPSTSKILDPYSPEAVARLALTNLRIRLLKAQTCPDPAETSSPASALTSAPVTESTAAAPYAVSTLLARGTCLCHGHAGSCAPHNNSRDTSQDQNMVFGRCQCAHHTTGHHCEKCAQLYNDRPWRPANSSSGESNACQKCQCHGHADSCHFSERVWLSSGGTSGGVCHNCKHNTVGRRCQRCRHGYHRHPSLPLSSPLACKRCWCDPRGSLPPHPGEESPWCHPRSGQCRCKPGVGGADCSQCLPGFWGFSEEGCKPCTCPRSCDPTTGQCLTSYRDNHVVNVPIGGKVPDVDHTFEDDVQWTKGRAVSTLHHTGKCSCKEKKLRSASELCRIKHDYVIKASVLSAHDKGTHAEVQVKVRKVFQSGQTELSLATSSIYPLSWTKHGCTCPVLNPGMEYLLAGSEEAGTGHLLITMQSVVVPWTPRIGLLVSEGLRNACL
- the chchd4a gene encoding mitochondrial intermembrane space import and assembly protein 40, with the translated sequence MSYCKQEGKDRIIFVTKEDHDTPSNAELVAEDPDDPYEEQGLILPNGDINWNCPCLGGMASGPCGSQFKEAFSCFHYSKEEVKGSECIDQFRNMQECMQRYPELYPQEEEKEDPTSVVSDSATTADATTPDSAVASESDSASSVSRPETDSTLPKDG